Proteins from one Aquila chrysaetos chrysaetos chromosome 5, bAquChr1.4, whole genome shotgun sequence genomic window:
- the LOC115341969 gene encoding LOW QUALITY PROTEIN: mesoderm posterior protein 1-like (The sequence of the model RefSeq protein was modified relative to this genomic sequence to represent the inferred CDS: deleted 1 base in 1 codon), which translates to MAHSAAPGLRLPATALLQDWSCCGPPDHEGYSSSSPTPSPDSCGLSSPAAARGPCRGPAGVRGSGPGGPRQSASEREKLRMRRLAQALLRLRHYLPPALAPAGQSLTKIETLRLAIRYIAHLSALLGLSEEALARQRGAAPRHCPLCPQGLGCCQTPDPRLHLLTPAPRDALPPGTVGWGSPPMVGTPLELHGAPGMGTGAWGSPPCGPAAGTPPEVLGAPDTGMEAWGSPPYLPVTGTPPELHGAVASNTSSWLSPPHCTGAGAPPGPPGDPLLDAGLMLPEFVDAGTVTQDLSTDLLSLLEALLPPQPQD; encoded by the exons ATGGCCCACTCGGCAGCCCCCGGCCTCCGGCTCCCTGCCACCGCTCTGCTGCAGGACTGGAGCTGCTGCGGACCCCCGGACCATGAGGGCTACAGCAGCAGCTCGCCCACACCCTCGCCCGACTCCTGCGGCCTCTCGTCTCCTGCCGCTGCCCGGGGACCCTGCCGTGGCCCCGCC GGGGTCCGGGGCTCGGGGCCAGGTGGCCCACGGCAGAGCGCCAGCGAGCGGGAGAAGTTGCGGATGCGGCGGCTGGCGCAGGCACTGCTGCGGCTGCGGCACTACCTGCCACCCGCACTGGCGCCTGCGGGGCAGAGCCTCACCAAGATCGAGACCCTGCGCCTCGCCATCCGCTACATCGCCCACCTCTCAGCCCTGCTGGGGCTCAGCGAGGAGGCGCTGGCCCGGCAGCGGGGGGCGGCCCCCCGGCActgccccctctgcccccagggCCTGGGGTGCTGCCAGACGCCAGACCCCCGCCTGCACCTGCTGACCCCAGCCCCGCGGGATGCTTTGCCCCCCGGCACTGTGGGCTGGGGGTCACCTCCCATGGTGGGGACCCCCCTGGAGCTGCATGGGGCTCCTGGTATGGGGACAGGGGCCTGGGGGTCACCCCCTTGtggccctgctgcagggacccccccagaGGTGCTTGGAGCTCCCGACACGGGGATGGAGGCCTGGGGGTCACCCCCCTACCTCCCTGTGACGGGGACGCCCCCAGAGCTGCACGGGGCTGTTGCTTCCAACACGTCCTCCTGGCTGTCCCCTCCTCACTGCACAGGGGCAGGGGCCCCCCCCGGACCT CCCGGTGACCCCCTCCTGGATGCGGGGCTGATGCTGCCGGAGTTCGTGGATGCAGGGACAGTCACCCAG GACCTCTCCACAGACCTGCTCTCTCTCTTGGAGGCTTTGCTCCCACCGCAGCCCCAGGACTGA
- the LOC115341296 gene encoding mesoderm posterior protein 2-like — MARPPALLLPQGLQPPAGHALLWDQARDLTDAISPTTSTKPPGASPRPPRGWQPGAGGWRGGRGERGWCGGPGGPRQSASEREKLRMRRLAQALLQLRHYLPPALAPAGQSLTKIETLRLAIRYIAHLSALLGLSEEALARQRGAAPRHCPLCPQGLGCCQTPDPRLHLLTPAPRDALPPGTVGWGSPPMVGTPLELHGAPGMGTGAWGSPPCGPAAGTPPEVLGAPDTGMEAWGSPPYLPVTGTPPELHRTPGSISGSWSSPLYSLGAVTSLEPPWRRAMATGTGTASSCCLEPAAPPQPPGAGLTDTGAPRTPVRGSQLPVHRQVPTPPSPAQPLLLHPPGVGGESGDGQEGGWMLLVGCGQGCTHKSPCMPWLGCLHGLGGTA, encoded by the coding sequence ATGGCCagacccccagccctgctccttccccagggcCTCCAGCCCCCAGCGGGCCATGCCCTGCTCTGGGACCAGGCCAGGGACCTCACCGATGCCATCTCCCCAACCACTTCCACGAAGCCCCCCGGCGCATCCCCACGTCCCCCGCGGGGCTGGcagccaggggctggggggtggcGGGGTGGCAGGGGTGAGCGAGGGTGGTGCGGAGGGCCGGGTGGCCCGCGGCAGAGCGCCAGCGAGCGGGAGAAGTTGCGGATGCGGCGGCTGGcgcaggcactgctgcagctgcgGCACTACCTGCCACCCGCACTGGCGCCTGCGGGGCAGAGCCTCACCAAGATCGAGACCCTGCGCCTCGCCATCCGCTACATCGCCCACCTCTCAGCCCTGCTGGGGCTCAGCGAGGAGGCGCTGGCCCGGCAGCGGGGGGCGGCCCCCCGGCActgccccctctgcccccagggCCTGGGGTGCTGCCAGACGCCAGACCCCCGCCTGCACCTGCTGACCCCAGCCCCGCGGGATGCTTTGCCCCCCGGCACTGTGGGCTGGGGGTCACCTCCCATGGTGGGGACCCCCCTGGAGCTGCATGGGGCTCCTGGTATGGGGACAGGGGCCTGGGGGTCACCCCCTTGtggccctgctgcagggacccccccagaGGTGCTTGGAGCTCCCGACACGGGGATGGAGGCCTGGGGGTCACCCCCCTACCTCCCTGTGACGGGGACGCCCCCAGAGCTTCACAGGACCCCTGGCTCCATCTCAGGGTCCTGGTCATCACCACTGTACAGCCTCGGAGCAGTGACCTCCCTGGAGCCCCCCTGGAGACGCGCCATGGCCACGGGCACTGGGAcagcttcctcctgctgcttggagcctgcagcccccccacaGCCTCCTGGGGCAGGACTGACGGACACAGGGGCCCCCAGGACCCCCGTGCGTGGCTCCCAGCTGCCTGTGCACCGCCAGGTAcccacacccccctccccagcccaacCCCTGCTCCTGCACCCCCCTGGGGTTGGGGGAGAGTCCGGGGACGGGCAGGAAGGGGGGTGGATGCTCCTCGTGGGGTGCGGGCAGGGCTGCACCCACAAATCCCCCTGCATGCCGTGGCTGGGGTGTCTGCATGGGCTGGGAGGCACAGCATGA
- the LOC115341791 gene encoding putative gonadotropin-releasing hormone II receptor, whose product MAQLSGAGQDTLAAAGCNLAVLRAARGRRGGRRSHIRLLLLHLAAADLLVTVAVMPLDAIWNITLQWRAGDLACRLLMYLRLLAMYASAFVTVVISLDRQAAILRPLAIARARRRNRIMLYAAWLLSAGLSVPQLFLFHTVTLRPPHNFTQCTTRGSFPQPWHETVYNMLGFACLFLLPLLIMICCYARILLEISRRMGSSLFSSQDVSLRCSSNNIPRARLRMLKMSLVIVSSFILCWTPYYLLGLWYWFCPRVMEKMVSPALTHILFIFGLFNACLDPITYGLFTIPFRRGCGCPCGHGTEPQPPSPVTGSFQCSGSSLPPKRGVPGGQEQPMPAGLGLPAGAGSCQSSSL is encoded by the exons ATGGCCCAGCTGAGCGGTGCTGGGCAGGACACCCTGGCTG CCGCCGGCTGCAACCTGGCGGTTCTGCGGGCAGCcaggggccggcggggcggccggcggtCCCACATccgcctgctgctgctgcacctggCTGCTGCCGACCTGCTGGTGACGGTGGCGGTGATGCCGCTGGACGCCATCTGGAACATCACGTTGCAGTGGCGGGCAGGCGACCTGGCCTGCCGCCTCCTCATGTACCTCCGGCTGCTGGCCATGTACGCCTCCGCCTTCGTCACCGTCGTCATCAGCCTGGACCGGCAGGCTGCCATCCTGCGCCCGCTGGCCATTGCCCGCGCCCGGAGGAGGAACCGCATCATGCTCTACGCTGCCTGGCTCCTCAGCGCAGGGCTCTCGGTGCCGCAG CTGTTCCTCTTCCACACGGTCACCCTCCGCCCCCCGCACAACTTCACCCAGTGCACCACGCGGGgcagcttcccccagccctggcacgAGACCGTCTACAACATGCTTGGCTTCGCCTGCCTCTTCCTGCTGCCGCTGCTCATCATGATCTGCTGCTACGCACGCATCCTCCTGGAGATCTCCCGGCGCATGGGCTCCAGCCTCT TCTCATCCCAGGACGTGTCGCTGCGGTGCTCCAGTAACAACATCCCGCGGGCACGGCTGCGCATGCTGAAGATGAGCCTGGTCATCGTCTCCTCCTTCATCCTCTGCTGGACCCCCTACTACCTGCTGGGGCTGTGGTACTGGTTCTGCCCACGGGTCATGGAGAAGATGGTCTCGCCGGCCCTTACCCACATCCTCTTCATCTTTGGCCTTTTCAATGCATGCCTGGACCCCATCACCTATGGGCTCTTCACCATCCCCTTCCGGAGGGGCTGCGGCTGCCCGTGCGGGCATGGCACCGAGCCCCAGCCACCCTCCCCAGTCACCGGCTCCTTCCAGTGCTCAGGCTCCTCCCTGCCACCCAAGCGGGGTGTCCCgggggggcaggagcagccgATGCccgctgggctggggctgcctgctggggctggctccTGCCAGAGCAGCTCCCTGTGA
- the ANKRD34C gene encoding ankyrin repeat domain-containing protein 34C produces the protein MDEVTELEMGGNSLLKAVWLGRLRLTRLLLEGGAYINESNEKGETALMVACITKHVDQQSINKAKMVKYLLDNRADPNIQDKSGKTALMHACIRGAGGDVVSLLLENGADPSLEDHSGASALVHAINADDKDVLQHLLNACKAKGKEVIIITMDKLSSGTKTAKQYLNVPPSLEFKEKAPPETCTAPSSTHLKTPGSAPSPAEKESGIFGPHPSHPGDSPSARSADEPPSPGQRAGAARRARLPQLKRLRSEPWGLVAPSVLAASTHRDDTRVCTDDEVIMGIGDLSLSKKAPLAWSGSSKSKDPSLFPPVDEQALRTPPAPGPLARKAAYEKSQAAHQRLPRRGTVPEEPESVGSTVAGSATAMDTLHWRRLSAEHYDCDPQVSSVPGLTEAGKVPSERRKLSGSHLALLDGSRESLDSMAGTSPATVRHRPPGLLERRGSGTLLLDHISHTRPGYLPPLNVNPNPPIPDIGSNSKASSPLAACFKSLVPIAPSSPRRGDLRAKRKLLRRHSMQAEQMRQLSDFEEIVAQ, from the coding sequence ATGGATGAGGTGACGGAGCTGGAGATGGGGGGGAACTCCCTCCTAAAGGCAGTGTGGCTCGGCCGGCTCCGGCTGACCCGGCTACTGCTAGAAGGGGGGGCTTACATCAATGAGAGCAACGAGAAAGGGGAGACCGCCCTGATGGTGGCCTGCATCACCAAGCATGTCGACCAGCAGAGCATTAACAAGGCCAAGATGGTGAAGTACCTGCTGGACAACAGAGCTGACCCCAACATCCAGGACAAGTCTGGGAAAACAGCCCTCATGCATGCCTGCATCCGCGGCGCCGGGGGGGACGTggtgtccctgctgctggagaatGGGGCAGACCCCAGCCTGGAGGACCACTCAGGAGCATCAGCTCTGGTCCACGCCATCAATGCTGATGACAAGGACGTGCTGCAGCACCTCCTGAACGCCTGCAAAGCCAAAGGGAAGGAGGTGATCATTATCACCATGGACAAGTTGTCCTCTGGCACCAAGACTGCCAAGCAGTACCTGAACGTTCCCCCCTCGCTGGAGTTCAAGGAGAAGGCCCCCCCTGAGACATGCACAGCACCCTCCAGCACCCACTTGAAAACTCCTGGCTCGGCACCTTCCCCTGCTGAGAAGGAGAGTGGCATCTTCGGCCCACACCCGTCGCACCCTGGGGACAGCCCCTCTGCCAGGTCTGCCGACGAGCCACCCTCCCCGGGCCAGAGAGCCGGCGCAGCCAGGAGAGCCCGCCTGCCCCAGCTGAAACGGCTACGGTCAGAGCCGTGGGGTCTGGTCGCACCCTCAGTGCTGGCGGCCTCCACACACCGCGACGACACGCGGGTCTGCACAGACGATGAGGTGATCATGGGCATCGGCGACCTCTCGCTCTCCAAAAAGGCTCCTCTTGCCTGGAgtggcagcagcaagagcaaggacccctctctcttccccccgGTAGATGAGCAGGCTCTGAGGACACCGCCAGCCCCTGGGCCACTGGCGAGGAAAGCAGCCTACGAGAAGAGCCAGGCCGCCCACCAGCGCCTGCCCCGAAGAGGCACAGTCCCCGAAGAGCCGGAGAGCGTCGGCTCCACTGTCGCCGGCTCGGCCACGGCAATGGACACGCTGCACTGGCGGAGGCTGAGCGCCGAGCACTACGACTGTGACCCCCAGGTCTCCAGTGTCCCCGGCCTGACCGAGGCGGGGAAGGTGCCGTCAGAGAGGAGGAAGCTCAGCGGTTCCCACCTGGCCTTGCTGGATGGCTCGCGGGAGTCCCTGGACAGCATGGCCGGCACATCGCCTGCGACCGTCCGGCACCGACCGCCCGGCTTGCTGGAGAGGCGAGGGTCCGGGACCCTGCTGCTGGACCACATCTCCCACACGAGGCCGGGATATCTGCCCCCCCTGAATGTGAACCCCAACCCCCCGATCCCTGACATCGGCTCCAACAGCAAAGCCTCCTCTCCGCTTGCTGCCTGCTTTAAGTCCCTGGTACCCATCGCTCCCAGCTCGCCCAGACGGGGCGACTTGAGAGCCAAAAGGAAGCTTCTCCGGAGACACTCCATGCAAGCGGAGCAGATGCGGCAGCTCTCTGATTTTGAAGAAATAGTGGCCCAGTAA
- the TMED3 gene encoding transmembrane emp24 domain-containing protein 3, producing MRAGMRAGMRVLAVLLCALRAGGTELTFELPDSAKQCFHQELERGLKFTLDYQVITGGHYDVDCYVEDPNGRTIYKETKKQYDSFLHRTEVKGVYTFCFSNEFSTFSHKTVYFDFQVGDEPPILPDMSNRVTALTQMESACVTIHEALNTVIDSQTHYRLREAQDRSRAEDLNGRVSYWSVGETLILFVVSIGQVMLLKSFFTEKRPSSSGAST from the exons ATGCGGGCCGGGATGCGGGCCGGGATGCGGGTGCTGGCCGTGCTGCTGTGCGCGCTGCGGGCCGGCGGCACCGAGCTGACCTTCGAGCTGCCCGACAGCGCCAAGCAGTGCTTCCACCAGGAGCTGGAGCGCGGCCTCAAGTTCACGCTGGACTACCAG GTGATCACCGGGGGACACTACGACGTGGACTGCTACGTGGAGGACCCCAACGGCAGGACGATCTACAAGGAGACCAAGAAGCAGTATGACAGCTTCCTGCACCGTACCGAAGTCAAGGGCGTCTACACCTTCTGCTTCAGCAATGAGTTCTCCACCTTCTCCCACAAAACCGTCTACTTCGACTTCCAGGTGGGCGATGAGCCACCGATCCTGCCCGACATGAGCAACCGCGTCACCGCCCTGACACAG ATGGAGTCCGCCTGTGTCACCATCCACGAGGCTCTGAACACAGTGATCGACTCCCAGACTCACTACCGCCTGCGGGAAGCGCAGGACCGGAGCAGAGCCGAAGACCTCAACGGCCGGGTCTCATACTGGTCGGTCGGGGAAACCCTCATCCTCTTTGTGGTCAGCATTGGGCAAGTGATGCTGCTCAAAAGCTTCTTCACCGAGAAGAGACCCAGCAGCAGCGGGGCCAGCACCTAG